A part of Terriglobus roseus genomic DNA contains:
- a CDS encoding amidohydrolase family protein, which produces MTEQDKFVALVSATAEVSLPLGEFQPKSALVTPDNTPLMPRFPVIDYHNHLDSMQPEDVLRIMDSCGVEHVINITMKVGDEAIAILDRYHAASPRFSSIGWMDWSDVQRDDFVQVTADRLKRLVDHGVVGIKFWKDMGLTIRGNNGNLLRIDDERWIPIFEECEKLQLPVMFHTADPTAFFDPIDRFNERYEELAAHPDWGFSDSPVSKRELLEQRNRVIARHPGITFVGAHCAESSEDLAYLCEQMDALPNLMVDISARASELGRQPFRAREFFLKYADRILFGSDLLPETEMYRLYYRMLETADEYFPYPSHASRQGRWNIYGLSLPDDVLRKVYRENALKLLPKLS; this is translated from the coding sequence ATGACGGAGCAGGACAAGTTTGTTGCATTGGTGAGTGCTACTGCGGAGGTTTCGCTGCCGCTGGGTGAGTTTCAGCCGAAGTCGGCTCTGGTGACGCCGGACAATACGCCTTTGATGCCGCGCTTTCCTGTGATCGATTATCACAATCACCTGGACTCCATGCAGCCTGAGGATGTGCTGCGCATCATGGATAGTTGCGGGGTGGAGCACGTCATCAACATCACAATGAAGGTTGGCGATGAAGCCATTGCCATCCTTGACCGTTACCACGCTGCATCTCCCCGCTTCTCCAGCATTGGATGGATGGATTGGTCTGATGTGCAACGCGATGATTTTGTACAGGTCACTGCGGATCGGCTGAAACGGCTTGTGGATCATGGCGTTGTCGGCATCAAGTTCTGGAAGGACATGGGGCTTACGATTCGCGGCAACAACGGCAATCTGTTGCGCATTGACGACGAACGATGGATCCCGATATTTGAAGAATGCGAAAAGCTGCAATTACCGGTTATGTTTCATACGGCTGACCCTACGGCGTTCTTTGACCCGATTGATCGCTTCAACGAACGTTATGAAGAGTTGGCGGCGCATCCAGATTGGGGCTTCAGCGATTCGCCAGTATCGAAGCGTGAGCTGTTGGAACAGCGTAATCGTGTGATTGCACGCCATCCCGGCATCACGTTTGTAGGCGCGCACTGTGCCGAAAGCAGCGAGGATCTGGCGTATCTGTGCGAACAGATGGATGCATTGCCGAACCTGATGGTGGACATCAGCGCGCGTGCTTCCGAACTGGGTCGGCAGCCCTTCCGTGCGCGTGAGTTCTTCCTAAAATACGCAGACCGCATCCTGTTTGGAAGCGACCTGCTACCGGAGACAGAGATGTATCGGCTGTATTACCGCATGCTGGAAACAGCGGATGAGTACTTCCCATATCCCTCGCACGCTTCGCGCCAGGGACGCTGGAACATCTACGGCCTGTCATTGCCGGATGATGTTCTGCGCAAGGTGTATCGGGAAAATGCGCTGAAGCTGTTGCCAAAGCTTTCGTAG
- a CDS encoding diphosphate--fructose-6-phosphate 1-phosphotransferase: MHSDGLMIVQGGGPTAVFNASLAGIVREAQQLGFSSIYGARFGMKGLSSGDVINLTALTTDLLGGIRLSPGAALGTSRFKPTENDLDRCIQVLQAHGIGRMIFLGGNGTMGGAQLFLEFCASRGFSLQVMGAPKTIDNDIRATDRCPGFGSAARYVAQSLLDLSMDLQSLPQPVSIMETLGRDVGWLSAASVLAKQHPDDAPHVVCIPEIPFVLDDFLQRIDSTVKRIGWAVAVVSEGTCYADGTPVFEQVLPSGGKTPLRPLIGGVAQHLSGLVAEHLGLRCRSEKPGLIARSASPYVSAQDRADAELTGRECVRALAAGASGSMVSLRSIGSDPAFELLPLTEAAGPRRAIPQEWLCHDGLAVNDAFLEYARPIVGPLQRHPASLSGNPMQ, translated from the coding sequence ATGCATTCCGATGGTCTGATGATTGTGCAGGGCGGCGGCCCTACTGCTGTATTCAACGCCAGCCTTGCAGGCATCGTGCGCGAGGCACAACAACTTGGCTTCAGCAGTATTTACGGTGCGCGCTTCGGCATGAAGGGCCTATCGTCTGGCGATGTGATCAATCTCACTGCGCTCACAACAGATCTATTGGGAGGCATTCGTCTCAGTCCTGGAGCGGCGTTGGGGACATCGCGCTTTAAACCAACTGAGAACGATCTTGATCGTTGTATCCAGGTGCTCCAAGCGCATGGCATTGGCCGCATGATCTTTCTCGGCGGCAACGGCACCATGGGCGGCGCGCAACTCTTCCTTGAGTTCTGCGCGTCACGCGGCTTCTCGCTACAGGTGATGGGTGCGCCGAAGACTATCGATAATGACATTCGCGCAACTGACCGTTGCCCCGGTTTCGGCAGTGCCGCGCGATATGTAGCGCAGTCATTGCTCGATCTTTCCATGGACCTGCAGTCCCTTCCTCAGCCTGTTTCCATCATGGAAACGTTGGGACGTGATGTGGGATGGCTATCCGCAGCCTCCGTGCTGGCAAAACAACATCCCGACGACGCGCCACATGTTGTCTGCATTCCGGAAATCCCATTCGTGCTGGACGACTTCCTGCAACGCATCGACTCAACGGTGAAGCGCATCGGATGGGCTGTCGCCGTCGTGTCCGAAGGAACATGCTATGCCGACGGCACACCGGTCTTCGAGCAAGTCTTGCCGTCCGGCGGCAAGACGCCGTTGCGTCCACTGATCGGGGGAGTCGCGCAGCATCTGTCAGGTTTGGTGGCAGAGCATCTGGGCCTTCGCTGCCGCAGCGAAAAGCCAGGGCTGATTGCTCGGTCTGCCTCGCCGTATGTCTCTGCTCAGGATCGTGCTGATGCAGAACTCACCGGACGCGAATGTGTTCGCGCACTGGCTGCAGGCGCCAGCGGTTCGATGGTTTCTTTGCGATCCATCGGTAGTGATCCTGCCTTTGAATTGCTACCGCTCACAGAAGCCGCAGGACCACGCCGTGCCATACCTCAGGAGTGGCTGTGCCACGATGGCCTCGCAGTCAACGATGCATTCCTCGAATACGCACGTCCTATCGTCGGGCCGCTGCAACGACATCCTGCATCACTCAGCGGAAACCCTATGCAATAA
- the rfbG gene encoding CDP-glucose 4,6-dehydratase: MTASSKWTGRRVFLTGHTGFKGGWLALWLTKLGADVRGYALDPYTNPSLLEAAQIPSRVEDLRGDIRNGEQLEKAVTEFQPEVVFHLAAQPLVRASYVDPIGTYETNVIGTARLLDAVRRTPSVRAVVSVTTDKCYENKEWHWGYRETDPLGGYDPYSSSKACAEIVSAAYRQSYFPVEQWNEHHVAIATARAGNVIGGGDWSDDRLIPDLVRGFLKGEPVLIRRPHAIRPWQHVMEPLAGYIRLAEHLLQPDATRYATAYNFGPSDDDARPVSWIADHLAKTWSNGAKWVLDKDAGVHEAGYLKLDSSRARAELGWRPRLHLGDALDWTLDWFRAHSAGEDMQRYTLQQIESYEALQ; this comes from the coding sequence GTGACAGCAAGCAGCAAATGGACAGGACGCCGTGTCTTTTTGACCGGCCACACTGGATTCAAGGGCGGATGGCTAGCGCTCTGGCTTACCAAGCTTGGAGCCGATGTGCGCGGCTATGCACTCGATCCTTATACGAATCCCAGCCTGTTAGAAGCTGCACAAATCCCTTCTCGTGTAGAAGACCTACGCGGCGACATTCGCAATGGTGAACAACTCGAAAAAGCCGTCACGGAGTTTCAGCCGGAGGTGGTGTTTCATCTCGCCGCGCAGCCGCTGGTGCGTGCTTCGTATGTCGATCCCATTGGTACTTATGAAACTAATGTGATCGGTACAGCGCGTTTGTTAGATGCAGTGCGTCGCACCCCATCAGTGCGTGCTGTCGTATCTGTGACTACAGATAAGTGCTACGAAAACAAGGAATGGCATTGGGGTTATCGTGAAACCGATCCGCTCGGTGGCTACGATCCCTACTCAAGCTCGAAGGCGTGCGCAGAGATTGTGTCCGCCGCATATCGCCAATCGTACTTTCCTGTTGAGCAGTGGAATGAGCATCACGTCGCAATCGCAACCGCTCGCGCAGGAAATGTTATCGGCGGTGGCGATTGGTCGGATGATCGTTTGATCCCTGACTTAGTGCGAGGCTTCCTCAAAGGCGAGCCGGTTCTCATCCGGCGTCCTCATGCCATTCGCCCCTGGCAACACGTGATGGAACCACTGGCGGGATACATCCGCCTTGCCGAACATCTCCTGCAACCGGATGCCACGCGCTACGCGACAGCCTATAACTTCGGCCCCAGTGACGATGATGCTCGCCCGGTGTCATGGATTGCAGATCATCTCGCAAAGACATGGTCCAACGGAGCGAAGTGGGTGTTGGACAAAGACGCTGGCGTGCATGAAGCGGGTTATCTCAAACTCGATTCCAGTCGTGCACGTGCAGAACTCGGTTGGCGACCACGTCTGCATCTGGGAGATGCGTTGGATTGGACGCTGGATTGGTTCCGTGCTCACTCAGCGGGCGAAGACATGCAGCGCTATACGTTGCAGCAGATTGAATCGTACGAAGCTCTGCAATAA
- the rfbF gene encoding glucose-1-phosphate cytidylyltransferase, with the protein MKAVILAGGLGTRLAEETSVRPKPMVEIGGRPILWHIMKIYSQHGIHDFVICCGYKGYVIKEFFANYYLHTSDVTFDISQNKMTVHASVAEPWSVTLVDTGDATGTGGRLKRVRKYLNPDEPFCMTYGDGVADVDITASIAFHKSHGKLATLTTVRPVARFGALGLNGTQITAFHEKPSGEGGWINGGFFVLEPSALDSVTDDAQMFEREPIETLVAQDQVRAYYHHGFWQAMDTLRDKQHLEELWQSGKAPWKTW; encoded by the coding sequence ATGAAAGCTGTGATTCTTGCGGGTGGATTAGGCACCCGTCTTGCGGAAGAAACTTCTGTGCGGCCCAAACCGATGGTTGAAATCGGTGGGCGTCCCATCCTTTGGCACATTATGAAAATTTATTCACAGCATGGCATTCATGACTTTGTCATCTGCTGTGGATACAAGGGATATGTCATCAAAGAGTTCTTCGCGAACTACTATCTGCACACATCAGACGTTACGTTTGATATATCGCAGAACAAAATGACAGTACATGCATCCGTTGCTGAGCCATGGAGCGTTACTCTCGTGGACACGGGAGATGCGACAGGAACCGGTGGCAGACTGAAGCGAGTTAGAAAATACCTCAACCCCGACGAGCCGTTCTGTATGACTTACGGAGACGGCGTTGCGGATGTGGATATCACGGCGTCCATCGCATTTCACAAGAGCCATGGAAAGTTAGCCACACTAACCACAGTGCGCCCCGTTGCGCGTTTTGGCGCACTGGGTTTGAACGGAACCCAGATCACTGCATTCCACGAAAAGCCTTCCGGCGAAGGTGGTTGGATCAACGGCGGCTTCTTCGTACTGGAACCGTCTGCTCTGGATTCCGTCACCGATGATGCGCAGATGTTTGAGCGCGAGCCGATTGAAACGCTAGTTGCGCAGGATCAAGTGCGTGCCTATTACCACCACGGTTTCTGGCAGGCGATGGATACACTGCGTGATAAGCAGCATCTGGAAGAGCTCTGGCAATCAGGTAAAGCTCCCTGGAAGACCTGGTAA
- the rfbH gene encoding lipopolysaccharide biosynthesis protein RfbH, with protein MSTEQSASLRNQILDLVQQYHAAAFPAKKFVPGTSKVPVSGKVIRAEDMVAAVDATLDGWFTTGRWAKDFERKLARFVGVRSASFVNSGSSANLVALSALCSPQLGERQLKPGDEVITVAAGFPTTVNPIIQNRLVPVFLDVTVPGYEVDTTQLEAAYSPKVKAVMIAHTLGNVFDLDAVTAFCKKYNLWLVEDCCDALGATWRGQKVGTFGDIATVSFYPAHHITTGEGGAVLTDKPALRVLIESWRDWGRDCWCEPGVDNTCGKRFDWQLGTLPCGYDHKYTYSHIGYNLKGTDMQAALGVTQIDKLPEFIARRKENFAYLKAALQPVADKLILPEASEHADPSWFGFPIGVRENAGFTRDQLTRYLDSKGVHTRLIFAGNLLRQPAYANIEHRVIGDLKNTDFVMNQTFWIGVFPGLSTAMLDYVVQNILDYVTQEQPALNVL; from the coding sequence ATGTCCACGGAACAATCAGCATCTCTGCGCAACCAGATTCTCGATCTTGTTCAGCAGTACCACGCTGCTGCATTTCCAGCAAAGAAGTTCGTACCCGGAACTTCTAAGGTGCCTGTGTCCGGCAAAGTAATTCGTGCCGAAGATATGGTCGCTGCTGTCGATGCAACACTTGATGGATGGTTCACAACCGGTCGCTGGGCAAAGGACTTTGAACGCAAGCTTGCGCGATTCGTTGGCGTGCGCTCTGCGTCTTTTGTGAACTCCGGATCTTCTGCAAATCTTGTGGCGTTGAGTGCGCTGTGCTCTCCGCAACTTGGTGAACGGCAGCTGAAGCCCGGTGATGAAGTCATCACAGTAGCTGCAGGCTTCCCCACCACGGTTAACCCCATCATTCAGAATCGCCTTGTGCCTGTGTTTCTTGACGTCACAGTGCCCGGCTATGAAGTGGATACAACGCAATTGGAAGCGGCCTACAGCCCCAAGGTGAAGGCCGTGATGATTGCTCATACGCTGGGCAATGTCTTCGACCTGGATGCCGTCACCGCGTTCTGCAAGAAGTACAACTTGTGGCTCGTAGAAGATTGCTGTGATGCGCTGGGTGCAACTTGGCGCGGCCAAAAAGTCGGAACCTTTGGCGATATCGCAACAGTGAGTTTCTATCCCGCACATCACATCACCACGGGCGAAGGCGGCGCTGTTCTTACAGACAAGCCTGCTCTGCGCGTGTTAATTGAAAGCTGGCGCGACTGGGGTCGTGATTGCTGGTGCGAACCCGGTGTGGATAACACCTGCGGCAAGCGGTTCGATTGGCAACTAGGCACACTGCCTTGCGGCTACGATCACAAGTACACGTACTCCCACATTGGCTACAACTTAAAGGGTACGGACATGCAGGCGGCCCTTGGTGTTACGCAAATTGACAAGCTGCCTGAGTTCATTGCGCGTCGTAAAGAAAACTTCGCCTATCTGAAGGCAGCGTTACAGCCTGTTGCAGACAAGCTCATTCTTCCGGAGGCGTCTGAACATGCTGATCCAAGCTGGTTCGGATTCCCGATTGGTGTTCGAGAAAACGCAGGCTTCACGCGCGATCAATTGACACGCTATCTGGATTCCAAGGGAGTTCACACGCGTCTGATCTTTGCAGGCAATCTATTGCGGCAGCCTGCTTACGCGAACATTGAGCATCGCGTAATTGGCGATCTCAAGAACACCGACTTTGTGATGAACCAGACCTTCTGGATTGGAGTATTCCCGGGCCTATCCACTGCCATGCTTGACTATGTGGTGCAGAACATCCTGGACTACGTAACGCAAGAACAACCTGCTTTAAACGTACTTTAA
- a CDS encoding glycosyltransferase family 2 protein — protein MEGAKVQPLISFVVPVFNEEMNIEPFYQAVSAAIAPLEDRYRFEFVFTDNHSADATFLLLGALAQRDSRVSVYRFSRNFGYQRSIMTGYARARGDAAIQLDVDLQDPPELVGRFLEEWERGADVVYGVRVKRQESWFINVQRGIFYRMIDLLSEDKIPVDAGDFRLISRRVIDLLKTYEDAQPYLRGTIATLGFTQVGIPYSRNARERGESKFSFSKLISLALDGILNHSTVPLRLSTYFGLTVSFLTLLSIGGYIAAKFITGATWPAGFATLAALILASLSINAMLLGIIGEYLGRMYRQVKKQPLTIIENAVIGSGVDAGGDDQR, from the coding sequence ATGGAAGGAGCGAAAGTGCAGCCCCTAATCTCTTTCGTAGTTCCGGTGTTTAACGAAGAGATGAACATCGAGCCGTTCTATCAGGCAGTCTCAGCCGCAATTGCGCCGCTGGAAGACCGCTATCGGTTTGAGTTTGTGTTCACGGACAATCACAGTGCCGATGCGACCTTTCTATTGCTCGGAGCTCTGGCGCAACGTGACTCACGTGTGAGCGTCTATCGGTTCTCGCGTAACTTCGGCTATCAACGTTCCATCATGACGGGCTATGCTCGTGCGCGTGGCGACGCGGCCATTCAACTTGATGTTGACCTGCAGGATCCGCCAGAGCTGGTCGGCCGCTTTCTTGAGGAGTGGGAGCGCGGTGCAGATGTTGTCTACGGCGTACGTGTGAAGCGTCAGGAGTCGTGGTTTATCAACGTGCAGCGCGGCATCTTCTATCGCATGATCGATCTTCTGAGTGAAGACAAGATCCCAGTGGATGCAGGCGATTTCCGTCTTATCAGCCGCCGTGTCATCGATCTACTCAAGACCTATGAAGATGCGCAGCCCTATTTGCGAGGCACTATTGCCACGCTAGGCTTCACGCAGGTGGGCATTCCGTATAGCCGCAACGCGCGCGAACGTGGCGAAAGCAAATTCAGCTTCTCAAAGCTGATTAGTCTTGCATTGGATGGCATCTTGAACCATTCCACCGTGCCGCTGCGCCTCTCCACATACTTCGGATTGACTGTATCGTTTCTGACATTGCTTTCGATCGGTGGTTATATCGCAGCAAAATTCATCACGGGCGCAACATGGCCTGCGGGCTTCGCGACGCTGGCAGCTCTCATCCTTGCATCCTTAAGTATTAACGCGATGCTGCTCGGTATCATCGGCGAGTATCTTGGCCGGATGTATCGACAGGTAAAGAAACAGCCACTTACGATTATCGAAAACGCCGTTATAGGATCTGGCGTGGATGCGGGTGGAGATGACCAACGCTGA
- a CDS encoding NAD-dependent epimerase/dehydratase family protein: MRRVIVTGANGFMGLALTRRLLAEGTTVHAFTGRSHDSLEREAPGAEIHSLHGQPLEAAELVRQIEPEAIFHLATVVAEPRDASGLGALLEANISLGASLLQGASQCRKSPVFVNAGSYWQFDADGSRLPNTLYAATKQAFDELLQYYRRKYRIPAATLILYDTFGETDTRQKLWRRLLTSSAGTDFALSPGEQRIHLVHVDDVVDAFVKAASLLHEEKLEGTHYSVHSLHPLPLRELVESLNAAAGLQLNLKWGALPYPADQKFEPYVGEALPGWSPRVDVLDAMVRYGRNAAMLQEEKAR; the protein is encoded by the coding sequence GTGCGCAGGGTTATAGTCACTGGGGCAAATGGATTCATGGGGTTAGCCCTGACACGTCGTTTACTGGCGGAAGGGACAACGGTTCATGCATTCACCGGCAGGAGCCATGACTCCCTGGAAAGAGAAGCACCGGGAGCTGAGATTCATTCGCTGCACGGACAGCCTCTTGAGGCGGCGGAACTCGTCCGGCAGATAGAGCCTGAGGCAATCTTCCATCTTGCAACGGTCGTTGCAGAACCGCGCGATGCATCCGGACTTGGTGCTCTGCTGGAAGCGAACATCTCGCTGGGGGCGAGCCTATTGCAAGGCGCATCCCAGTGCAGAAAGTCTCCTGTGTTTGTAAATGCTGGGTCGTACTGGCAGTTCGACGCCGACGGCTCGCGTCTTCCCAACACGCTCTACGCGGCCACCAAGCAAGCGTTTGACGAACTATTGCAGTACTACCGCAGGAAGTATCGGATTCCAGCAGCAACACTGATCTTGTACGACACCTTTGGTGAAACGGATACTCGGCAGAAGCTATGGCGTCGACTGCTGACGAGCTCCGCCGGAACTGATTTCGCTCTCTCTCCGGGCGAGCAGCGTATACACCTCGTCCATGTGGATGATGTTGTGGATGCATTCGTAAAGGCTGCTTCGCTGTTGCATGAGGAAAAGCTGGAGGGCACGCACTATTCAGTACACTCATTGCATCCCCTTCCACTTCGAGAGTTAGTGGAGTCATTAAATGCAGCCGCCGGTCTGCAGCTCAACCTGAAGTGGGGCGCCTTGCCCTATCCGGCAGATCAGAAGTTTGAACCGTATGTTGGCGAAGCTCTGCCCGGCTGGTCGCCGCGTGTGGATGTGTTGGATGCCATGGTTCGTTACGGACGCAATGCAGCAATGCTGCAGGAGGAAAAAGCCCGCTGA
- a CDS encoding GtrA family protein: protein MKERITSIFQSGEFVRFLLVGVCNTLFGYGCYAAFVAVYKHFLPQHMLYLTVDLASITATPLGVTFSFLTYKFFVFKTKGNYLREWLRCLMVYGAASLPNLILLPMVTKLLMMVHSVRGVAPYFAGAIVMGGVALFTYVAHKKFSFVPGEPTQPLEPTGALS, encoded by the coding sequence TTGAAGGAACGCATTACCAGTATCTTTCAGTCCGGCGAATTCGTAAGATTTCTCCTGGTTGGCGTCTGCAACACCCTGTTCGGATATGGCTGCTACGCAGCCTTTGTGGCCGTATACAAACACTTCCTTCCTCAGCACATGCTGTACCTGACGGTGGATCTTGCATCCATTACGGCCACGCCGCTCGGCGTCACCTTCTCTTTCCTCACGTATAAGTTTTTCGTCTTCAAGACGAAAGGGAACTACCTTCGCGAGTGGCTTCGTTGCCTCATGGTGTACGGCGCGGCTTCGCTCCCGAATCTGATTCTGTTGCCGATGGTGACGAAGCTGTTGATGATGGTCCACTCCGTCCGTGGTGTTGCGCCGTATTTCGCCGGTGCCATCGTGATGGGGGGTGTGGCACTCTTTACTTACGTCGCACACAAGAAGTTTTCGTTCGTTCCGGGTGAGCCTACCCAGCCTTTAGAGCCAACAGGCGCACTTTCCTAA
- a CDS encoding RNA polymerase sigma factor, which translates to MNRKQSPHPGQEEPENGHDFRGSEDSLDVIEPEDAAEEIENSPEAQQSDPDGVGEDMGTLALNPGMLGGAEVDQDVRGKGLAADLNAVATAGKSSETGDADVMLRLKAGELDCFEYLMNKYRRPIVHFMFRMVHNQAVAEEMAQEVFLRVYRARETYRAEARFTTWLYRIATNLAVNYARDTKNERTAPTVHLDEPDPETGSMHDVADVTPNVEADLLREERMKAIKAHVMALPERQRMAVLMHKYQEMDYKQIGAVLKLSESATKSLLFRAYQTLRERLKEFV; encoded by the coding sequence ATGAATCGCAAGCAGAGCCCCCATCCCGGACAGGAAGAGCCAGAGAATGGCCACGATTTTCGTGGGTCTGAGGATTCGCTCGACGTAATCGAGCCGGAAGACGCTGCGGAAGAGATAGAAAATTCCCCGGAAGCGCAACAATCTGACCCCGATGGTGTCGGAGAAGATATGGGTACGCTGGCGCTGAATCCGGGAATGCTGGGCGGTGCGGAGGTCGATCAGGACGTCCGCGGTAAGGGTCTGGCGGCTGATCTGAACGCGGTAGCCACGGCTGGCAAGTCGTCTGAGACAGGCGATGCGGATGTAATGCTCCGGCTTAAGGCAGGCGAACTGGACTGCTTTGAGTACCTGATGAACAAGTATCGCCGCCCGATTGTTCACTTCATGTTCCGTATGGTGCATAACCAGGCAGTGGCGGAGGAGATGGCGCAGGAGGTGTTTCTGCGGGTGTATCGGGCCCGCGAAACCTATCGTGCCGAGGCCCGGTTCACGACGTGGCTGTATCGGATTGCCACGAACCTGGCGGTAAATTACGCACGCGACACGAAGAACGAGCGGACCGCTCCGACCGTCCACTTGGATGAGCCGGATCCGGAAACGGGCAGTATGCATGACGTGGCGGACGTAACGCCCAACGTGGAAGCCGACCTGCTGCGCGAGGAACGGATGAAGGCGATTAAGGCGCACGTTATGGCCTTGCCGGAACGCCAGCGCATGGCCGTGCTGATGCACAAGTACCAGGAAATGGACTACAAGCAGATTGGCGCAGTACTGAAGTTGAGCGAGTCTGCTACGAAATCTCTGCTGTTTCGCGCCTACCAGACACTGCGCGAGCGACTAAAAGAGTTTGTGTAA
- a CDS encoding DUF3106 domain-containing protein — translation MNSRFSITTFKLRQTAAAALFVALGMTCMAQGNRNRNAQGGGVPHQPNFGGGGGHVPNYGGGAPHAPNYGGGSNVRPAMPQGGQQQINGRPGGNGFAGQSGQGAVIGPQRPRGEHLDQWMQQHQNLSPQQQQRALQKEPGFNQLPQQTQQRMTERLNRLNSMSPQQREKVIQRGEAMERLSPQQRVQVRGAMGQLSALPEDRRRAVARSFRELRAMPPEQQNQMLNSPQYHQQFSDQERGTLGNLLSVSPMLPQNQ, via the coding sequence ATGAACTCGCGCTTCTCGATCACCACTTTCAAGCTGCGGCAGACTGCCGCCGCAGCCCTGTTTGTGGCGTTGGGAATGACCTGCATGGCGCAGGGAAACCGAAACCGCAATGCTCAAGGCGGCGGCGTTCCTCACCAACCGAACTTTGGTGGAGGCGGTGGTCATGTTCCGAATTACGGCGGTGGTGCACCTCACGCGCCGAATTATGGCGGCGGTTCGAACGTTCGCCCTGCGATGCCCCAGGGCGGACAACAGCAGATAAATGGTCGCCCCGGCGGTAACGGCTTTGCGGGACAGTCTGGTCAGGGTGCCGTGATCGGGCCGCAGAGGCCGCGTGGCGAACATCTGGACCAATGGATGCAGCAGCACCAGAACCTGAGTCCGCAGCAGCAGCAACGAGCCCTGCAGAAAGAGCCAGGGTTCAATCAACTGCCTCAGCAGACACAGCAGAGAATGACAGAACGCCTGAACCGACTGAACAGCATGTCGCCACAACAGCGGGAAAAGGTCATCCAGCGCGGTGAAGCGATGGAACGCCTGTCGCCGCAGCAGCGCGTGCAAGTACGCGGTGCCATGGGACAGCTAAGCGCTCTGCCTGAAGATCGTCGTCGTGCCGTGGCCCGCAGTTTCCGCGAACTCCGTGCCATGCCGCCGGAGCAGCAAAACCAGATGTTGAATTCGCCGCAGTACCATCAGCAATTCAGCGATCAGGAACGTGGCACGCTGGGCAATCTGCTGTCGGTCAGCCCCATGCTGCCGCAAAATCAGTAG